A genomic segment from Paraburkholderia hayleyella encodes:
- a CDS encoding carboxymuconolactone decarboxylase family protein, translated as MEFLSAIKDLVPDYAKDIRLNLDGTIARSSLEGSDAVGVALAAAFAAKSPVLVKAIREAGVLSAEEINGALTAAALMGMNNVWYPYVEMTDNADLKSQPAGLRMNAYASHGGVDKRRFEMYALAASIIGKCHFCVKSHFDTLINEGMSSTQLRDVGRIASVINAAAQVISAEGQ; from the coding sequence ATGGAATTCTTGTCTGCAATTAAAGATCTTGTACCCGATTACGCGAAAGATATTCGCCTGAATCTCGATGGCACGATTGCCCGCTCGTCGCTGGAAGGCTCGGATGCGGTGGGTGTCGCACTCGCCGCCGCGTTTGCCGCGAAGAGCCCGGTGCTGGTCAAGGCTATCCGTGAGGCCGGCGTGCTGTCCGCGGAAGAAATCAACGGCGCGCTGACCGCAGCGGCCCTGATGGGGATGAACAACGTCTGGTATCCGTATGTCGAGATGACGGACAACGCGGATCTGAAATCCCAGCCCGCAGGCTTGCGCATGAACGCTTACGCCTCGCATGGCGGCGTCGACAAGCGGCGCTTCGAAATGTATGCGCTGGCGGCTTCGATCATCGGCAAATGTCATTTCTGCGTGAAATCACACTTCGACACGCTGATTAACGAAGGCATGAGCTCGACACAATTGCGCGATGTGGGCCGGATTGCCTCGGTCATCAATGCCGCGGCGCAGGTCATTAGCGCCGAAGGCCAGTAA
- the mfd gene encoding transcription-repair coupling factor: MSDTAASSQSPSPSLSATGSCVPVARVKAGQRFVFAGAHGSSDALLIARYHLAWRAEAPLLAVICASAADAQRLSQEIRFFAPEARVRLLPDWETLPYDTFSPHQDLVSERLATLHDLGLGRCDILLVPATTALYRMPPAAFMAAYTFSFSQGERLDEAALKAQLTLAGYEHVSQVVRPGEYCVRGSLIDLFPMGSPLPYRIDLFDDQVDSIRAFDPDTQRSLYPVRDVRLLPGREFPFDEAARTAFRSRWREVFEGDPSRATVYKDIGNGVPSAGIEYYLPLFFDETATLFHYLPANAQLVFTGDMDTAIRRFTADTKQRYNFLSHDRERPILEPQRLFLSDEDFFTLASPFARLVLPANTSGWAMPLPGLALDRHADDPLAALRAYLATTSNRVLFLAESAGRRETIAQLLTEHQLRPAFSDSYEDWLTSSAPFSLGVAPLATGFALPAEHAALITETELYGPLARRAGRRRQEQASNVDAMVRDLSELKLGDPVVHTQHGIGRYLGLLTMDLGEGETEFLHLEYSGDSKLYVPVAQLHVISRYSGADPESAPLHALGSGQWDKARRKAAEQIRDTAAELLNLYARRAAREGHAFALDERDYANFAESFGFEETPDQAAAIAAVIGDMTSGKPMDRLVCGDVGFGKTEVALRAAFIAVMGGKQVALLSPTTLLAEQHTQTFTDRFSDWPVRIAELSRFKSTREINASIQQINEGGVDIVIGTHKLLSSDVQFKRLGLVIIDEEHRFGVRQKEALKALRAEVDVLTLTATPIPRTLGMALEGLRDFSVIATAPQKRLAIKTFVRREEESVIREAMLRELKRGGQVYFLHNEVETIENRRAMLETLVPEARIAVAHGQMHERELERVMRDFVAQRANVLLCTTIIETGIDVPSANTILIHRADKFGLAQLHQLRGRVGRSHHQAYSYLLVHDPQGLTKQAQRRLDAIQQMEELGAGFYLAMHDLEIRGTGEVLGDKQSGEIHEIGFQLYTDMLGDAVKALKEGREPDLNAPLAATTEINLHTPAILPADYCGDVQERLSLYKRLANCEHDEAINGIQEELIDRFGKLPAPAQALVETHRLRLVAKPLGISKIDAGEAVIALQFVPNPPVDAMRIIDMVQKHRHIKLAGQDKLRIETRSPDLAIRVATIKETLRSLGAPLKKAASPALR, encoded by the coding sequence ATGTCAGATACCGCCGCTTCATCGCAGTCCCCCTCGCCGTCTCTTTCAGCCACCGGTAGCTGTGTACCCGTGGCGCGGGTCAAAGCAGGTCAGCGTTTTGTTTTCGCGGGCGCACATGGCTCGTCCGATGCGCTGCTCATCGCCCGCTACCATCTGGCCTGGCGTGCCGAGGCGCCGCTTCTGGCGGTGATCTGCGCCAGCGCGGCCGATGCCCAGCGGCTCTCGCAAGAAATCCGCTTCTTCGCCCCCGAGGCCCGCGTACGGCTTTTGCCGGACTGGGAAACCCTGCCTTACGACACGTTTTCGCCGCACCAGGACCTGGTATCGGAGCGGCTCGCCACGCTGCACGATCTTGGCCTTGGCCGCTGCGACATCCTGCTGGTCCCTGCCACCACCGCGCTCTACCGGATGCCGCCGGCCGCGTTCATGGCCGCCTACACCTTTTCCTTCAGCCAGGGCGAGCGGCTCGACGAGGCAGCGCTCAAGGCACAGCTCACCCTGGCGGGCTACGAACACGTGAGCCAGGTCGTGCGTCCTGGCGAGTATTGCGTGCGCGGCTCGCTAATCGACCTCTTTCCCATGGGCTCGCCGCTGCCGTACCGGATCGACCTCTTCGACGACCAGGTCGATTCGATCCGTGCCTTCGATCCCGATACCCAGCGCAGCCTTTATCCCGTGCGCGACGTGCGTTTGCTGCCAGGCCGCGAGTTCCCGTTCGACGAAGCCGCGCGCACAGCGTTTCGCAGCCGCTGGCGCGAAGTATTCGAAGGCGATCCGAGCCGTGCCACGGTCTACAAGGACATCGGCAATGGCGTACCGTCAGCGGGCATCGAATATTATTTGCCGCTGTTCTTCGATGAAACCGCCACGCTTTTCCACTATCTGCCCGCGAATGCGCAACTGGTGTTCACGGGCGACATGGACACCGCCATCCGGCGCTTTACCGCTGACACGAAGCAGCGTTACAACTTTCTCTCGCATGACCGCGAGCGGCCCATTCTTGAGCCGCAGCGGCTCTTTCTTTCCGACGAAGATTTTTTTACGCTAGCCAGCCCTTTTGCCCGTCTGGTCTTGCCCGCGAACACCAGCGGCTGGGCCATGCCTTTGCCCGGGCTCGCGCTCGACCGCCACGCCGACGATCCGCTCGCGGCGTTACGCGCGTATCTGGCGACCACCTCAAACCGCGTGCTGTTTCTCGCCGAATCGGCCGGACGGCGCGAAACCATTGCCCAGTTGCTCACCGAGCATCAGTTGCGGCCCGCGTTCAGCGATAGCTACGAAGACTGGCTCACCTCCAGCGCGCCGTTTTCGCTCGGCGTGGCGCCCCTGGCAACGGGCTTTGCCCTGCCAGCCGAACATGCCGCGCTCATCACCGAAACCGAACTCTACGGGCCGCTCGCCCGCCGGGCCGGACGGCGGCGCCAGGAACAGGCGAGCAACGTCGACGCGATGGTGCGTGATCTCTCCGAGCTCAAGCTCGGTGATCCGGTCGTGCATACGCAGCATGGCATCGGCCGCTATCTCGGCCTCCTGACCATGGATCTGGGCGAAGGCGAAACCGAATTTCTGCATCTGGAATACTCGGGCGACAGCAAGCTCTATGTGCCCGTGGCGCAATTGCATGTCATTTCGCGCTACAGCGGCGCCGACCCTGAAAGCGCACCGCTGCATGCACTCGGCTCGGGCCAGTGGGACAAGGCACGGCGTAAAGCCGCCGAACAGATCCGCGATACCGCCGCCGAACTGCTCAACCTGTATGCCCGCCGCGCCGCGCGCGAGGGCCATGCATTCGCCCTCGACGAGCGCGACTACGCGAATTTCGCCGAAAGCTTCGGCTTCGAGGAAACCCCCGATCAGGCCGCGGCCATCGCCGCCGTGATTGGCGACATGACAAGTGGCAAGCCGATGGACCGGCTGGTCTGCGGCGACGTGGGCTTTGGCAAGACGGAAGTCGCCTTGCGCGCGGCCTTCATCGCCGTGATGGGCGGCAAGCAGGTGGCCCTTTTGTCGCCCACCACGCTGCTCGCGGAACAGCACACGCAAACGTTTACCGACCGTTTTTCCGACTGGCCGGTGCGCATTGCCGAACTCTCGCGCTTTAAATCGACCCGCGAAATCAACGCCTCGATCCAGCAAATCAACGAAGGCGGCGTGGACATCGTGATTGGCACGCACAAGCTGCTGTCATCGGATGTGCAGTTCAAGCGGCTCGGTCTGGTCATCATCGACGAAGAACATCGTTTTGGCGTGCGCCAGAAAGAAGCGCTGAAAGCCCTGCGCGCCGAGGTCGACGTGCTCACCCTCACCGCGACACCGATTCCGCGCACGCTGGGCATGGCGCTCGAAGGGCTGCGCGATTTCTCGGTGATTGCCACCGCGCCGCAAAAACGTCTGGCGATCAAAACCTTCGTGCGCCGCGAAGAAGAAAGCGTGATCCGCGAGGCGATGTTGCGCGAGCTTAAACGCGGCGGCCAGGTTTATTTTCTGCATAACGAAGTCGAAACCATCGAAAACCGTCGCGCCATGCTCGAGACGCTCGTTCCCGAGGCGCGGATTGCCGTCGCGCACGGCCAGATGCATGAGCGCGAACTGGAACGTGTGATGCGTGACTTCGTCGCGCAGCGCGCCAACGTGCTGTTGTGCACGACGATCATCGAAACCGGAATCGACGTGCCCAGCGCCAACACGATTTTGATTCATCGCGCCGACAAGTTCGGCCTGGCGCAGTTGCACCAGTTGCGCGGCCGCGTCGGGCGCTCGCACCACCAGGCGTATTCGTATCTGCTGGTGCACGATCCGCAAGGGCTGACCAAACAGGCGCAGCGGCGTCTGGATGCCATCCAGCAAATGGAAGAACTGGGCGCGGGTTTTTATCTGGCCATGCATGACCTCGAGATTCGCGGTACCGGTGAAGTGCTGGGCGACAAGCAATCGGGCGAGATTCACGAGATTGGCTTTCAGCTCTATACCGACATGCTGGGCGATGCCGTAAAAGCGCTCAAGGAAGGCCGCGAGCCCGATCTGAATGCCCCGCTGGCCGCCACCACCGAGATCAACCTGCACACGCCTGCCATTCTTCCGGCTGATTACTGCGGCGATGTGCAGGAACGGCTGTCGCTCTACAAGCGGCTGGCCAACTGCGAGCACGATGAGGCAATCAACGGCATCCAGGAGGAGTTGATCGACCGCTTCGGCAAGCTGCCCGCGCCGGCTCAAGCGCTAGTGGAAACCCATCGGCTGCGTCTGGTGGCCAAGCCGCTCGGCATCTCGAAGATCGATGCGGGTGAAGCCGTGATCGCGCTGCAGTTCGTGCCCAATCCGCCCGTCGACGCCATGCGCATCATCGACATGGTGCAAAAACACCGGCACATCAAGCTCGCGGGCCAGGACAAGCTGCGTATTGAAACCCGTAGCCCGGACCTGGCGATCCGGGTTGCCACGATCAAGGAAACCTTGCGCTCGCTCGGCGCGCCGCTCAAAAAAGCGGCAAGCCCGGCCTTGCGCTAA
- a CDS encoding ATP-binding protein, with protein MRIDRRILALAFGGLFWRTFFLIALLIAVSLAAWFQSFRVIEREPRAQRVALQLVAIVKLTRTALLYSDPDLRRALLQDLESNEGVRVYPREVTDKFLLQPDELLNRLIEHDIRGRLGDDTIIAQSVNDIPGVWISFKIDEDDYWVALDRDQLDNATSLQWAGWGVFALALSLFGAAFITSLVNRPFARLALAARKVGSGQAPGLLPERGMGVAAETNRSFNQMVHDLEQLEADRALMLAGISHDLRTPLARLRLETEMSPSDQATKDAMTDDIEQMDMIIGRFLDYARPVQKMLLPVNLSEIAHELATRVAGEDGMHLTTRLIPAAVIEANETDMRRVIDNLVENARKYGLSEADGIAHVTIETRESHAGIELMVSDTGPGIPEDQLALVTRPFYRVNSARTQANGTGLGMAIVQKLVGRYRGTLRLSNRTNGCGLEVSIEFPPAKHS; from the coding sequence ATGCGGATTGACCGGCGAATCCTGGCACTCGCGTTTGGTGGCCTTTTCTGGCGCACTTTTTTTCTGATCGCACTATTGATCGCCGTCAGCCTCGCCGCGTGGTTTCAGAGCTTTCGTGTGATCGAGCGCGAACCCCGTGCGCAGCGGGTCGCATTGCAACTCGTGGCGATTGTCAAACTCACCCGCACAGCCCTGCTTTATTCAGACCCGGACCTGCGCCGTGCCCTGTTGCAGGATCTCGAAAGCAATGAAGGCGTGCGCGTTTATCCGCGTGAAGTCACCGATAAATTTCTCCTGCAGCCTGACGAGTTGCTCAACCGTTTAATCGAACACGATATTCGCGGACGGCTCGGGGACGACACCATCATTGCCCAGTCCGTCAACGATATTCCGGGGGTATGGATCAGCTTCAAAATCGATGAGGATGATTATTGGGTAGCGCTCGACCGCGATCAGCTCGATAACGCGACCAGTCTGCAATGGGCCGGCTGGGGGGTGTTCGCGCTGGCGCTCTCGCTCTTTGGCGCAGCGTTCATCACAAGCCTTGTCAACCGGCCATTCGCCCGTCTCGCGCTGGCCGCGCGCAAGGTCGGTTCCGGGCAAGCGCCAGGGCTTTTGCCCGAACGAGGCATGGGCGTTGCCGCGGAAACCAACCGGAGCTTCAACCAGATGGTGCATGACCTCGAACAGCTCGAGGCAGATCGCGCGTTGATGCTGGCCGGTATTTCGCATGACCTGCGCACGCCGCTCGCACGTTTGCGGCTCGAAACCGAAATGAGTCCATCCGATCAGGCAACCAAAGATGCCATGACGGACGACATCGAACAAATGGACATGATCATTGGGCGCTTTCTGGATTACGCCCGCCCCGTGCAAAAAATGCTGTTGCCGGTCAATCTGTCTGAAATCGCGCACGAGCTCGCCACGCGCGTGGCGGGCGAAGACGGCATGCATCTGACAACCCGCCTCATACCCGCTGCGGTCATTGAAGCCAACGAAACAGATATGCGCCGGGTCATCGACAATCTGGTCGAAAATGCCCGCAAGTACGGGCTAAGCGAAGCCGATGGCATCGCCCACGTGACGATCGAAACCCGTGAATCGCATGCGGGCATTGAGCTCATGGTCAGCGACACGGGCCCAGGCATCCCTGAAGACCAACTGGCGTTAGTGACCCGGCCTTTTTACCGCGTGAATTCGGCTCGCACCCAGGCCAACGGCACCGGGCTAGGCATGGCCATTGTGCAAAAGCTGGTCGGCCGCTACCGCGGCACGCTTCGGCTGTCTAACCGCACAAACGGATGTGGGCTCGAAGTGTCGATCGAATTCCCGCCCGCAAAACACAGCTGA
- the mscL gene encoding large conductance mechanosensitive channel protein MscL — protein MSMIKEFKEFALKGNVMDLAVGVIIGGAFSTIVNSIVKDLIMPVAGLVTGGLDFSNKFILLGHIPDGFKGNPESYKDLQTAGAAVFGYGSFITVAINFLILAFIIFLMVKFINNLRKPAVAEAPVPTEDVLLLREIRDALKNTPR, from the coding sequence ATGAGCATGATTAAGGAATTCAAGGAATTCGCCCTTAAAGGCAACGTGATGGATCTGGCCGTTGGTGTGATTATTGGCGGGGCATTTTCCACCATCGTTAATTCAATCGTGAAAGACCTGATTATGCCGGTGGCCGGCCTGGTGACCGGCGGCCTCGATTTCTCCAACAAGTTTATTTTGCTGGGCCATATTCCCGACGGTTTCAAAGGTAACCCTGAATCGTATAAAGATCTGCAAACAGCAGGGGCCGCCGTGTTTGGTTACGGTTCTTTTATCACGGTAGCCATTAATTTTCTGATTCTGGCGTTCATCATTTTCCTGATGGTGAAATTCATTAATAACTTGCGCAAACCCGCGGTTGCCGAGGCGCCAGTGCCCACGGAAGATGTCCTGCTATTGCGTGAAATTCGTGATGCGCTGAAAAACACACCACGTTAA
- the ispF gene encoding 2-C-methyl-D-erythritol 2,4-cyclodiphosphate synthase, producing the protein MDLRVGQGYDVHALVAGRPLIIGGVTIPYERGLLGHSDADVLLHALTDALFGAAGLGDIGRHFPDTDPDFSGANSRVLLRECVARLSRAGFTIVNVDSTVIAQAPKLAPHIEAMRAHMAEDLQLPLERVNVKAKTNEKFGYLGRGEAIEAQAIALLTRSA; encoded by the coding sequence ATCGATCTGAGAGTAGGACAGGGATATGACGTGCATGCCCTTGTGGCGGGCCGCCCACTGATCATCGGCGGGGTCACGATTCCTTATGAGCGTGGCTTGCTAGGCCATTCGGATGCCGACGTGCTGCTGCATGCGCTGACTGACGCGCTGTTTGGCGCGGCGGGGCTAGGCGACATTGGCCGGCATTTTCCCGATACCGATCCAGATTTCTCGGGAGCCAACAGCCGGGTGTTATTGCGTGAATGCGTGGCGCGTTTGAGTCGTGCCGGTTTTACGATCGTCAACGTTGATAGCACGGTGATTGCCCAGGCGCCCAAGCTCGCGCCGCATATCGAAGCGATGCGCGCCCATATGGCTGAGGATCTGCAGTTGCCGCTTGAGCGCGTCAACGTGAAAGCCAAGACCAATGAAAAATTCGGCTATCTGGGACGTGGCGAAGCGATTGAAGCCCAGGCCATCGCTTTGCTGACAAGAAGCGCCTGA
- the argE gene encoding acetylornithine deacetylase, which yields MSYTAEPARTPSPSAPASPASLPWVMRLVSMDTVSRNPNLGLIETVRDALHALGLSATLTHDPSGKWANLFATIPAHDGTTHGGIVLSGHTDVVPVDGQQWDSDPFQPEIRGDKLYGRGTCDMKGFIGAALTLVPEMQRAKLARPIHLALSFDEEIGCVGAPLMIDDLLRRGVKPDGCIVGEPTSMRPIVAHKGINAYQCCVRGRAAHSSLTPQGVNAIEYAARLICHIRDIADQFRAQGPFDEHYDIPFSTAQTSQIEGGNSLNTVPAECRFTFEFRNLPTLDPAQIFTRIDQYVRETLLPQMQREHESAAIEFTQIAAAPGLDAAEQAAITHLVRSLTADQSSRKVAYGTEAGLFARAGIPSIVCGPGDIQQAHKANEFVALEQLSACEHFLHKFIRSMSLDATGQAG from the coding sequence ATGTCCTACACTGCTGAACCCGCTCGCACCCCGTCCCCGTCCGCCCCTGCTTCTCCCGCTTCGCTGCCGTGGGTCATGCGCCTTGTTTCCATGGATACCGTCAGCCGCAATCCCAACCTGGGTTTGATCGAAACCGTGCGTGACGCCCTGCACGCACTGGGTTTGAGCGCCACGCTCACCCATGATCCGAGCGGCAAATGGGCCAACCTGTTCGCCACGATCCCCGCCCATGACGGCACCACTCACGGTGGCATCGTGCTTTCGGGGCACACGGATGTCGTGCCAGTCGATGGCCAGCAGTGGGACAGCGATCCCTTCCAGCCAGAAATTCGCGGCGACAAACTTTACGGCCGCGGCACCTGCGACATGAAGGGCTTTATCGGCGCCGCGCTGACCCTCGTGCCGGAGATGCAGCGTGCGAAGCTGGCGCGACCCATTCACCTCGCGCTCTCGTTTGACGAAGAAATCGGCTGCGTGGGCGCACCGCTGATGATCGACGACCTTCTCAGGCGCGGCGTCAAACCCGACGGCTGCATTGTGGGCGAACCCACCAGCATGCGCCCCATCGTCGCGCACAAGGGCATCAATGCTTACCAGTGCTGCGTGCGCGGCCGCGCGGCCCATTCGTCGCTGACGCCTCAGGGCGTGAATGCGATCGAATACGCCGCGCGCCTGATCTGCCATATCCGCGACATCGCCGATCAGTTTCGCGCACAAGGCCCTTTCGACGAACACTACGACATCCCGTTCAGCACGGCGCAAACCAGCCAGATCGAAGGCGGCAACTCGCTCAACACCGTGCCGGCCGAATGCCGTTTTACCTTTGAGTTCCGCAATCTGCCGACGCTCGATCCGGCCCAGATCTTTACCCGAATCGACCAGTACGTCCGCGAAACCCTTCTGCCCCAGATGCAGCGCGAACACGAAAGCGCAGCCATCGAGTTCACCCAGATCGCCGCCGCGCCAGGGCTCGATGCAGCGGAACAGGCTGCGATCACGCACCTGGTGCGCTCACTGACAGCGGACCAGAGCTCACGCAAAGTGGCTTATGGCACGGAGGCCGGTCTGTTTGCGCGGGCCGGCATTCCAAGCATCGTGTGCGGGCCGGGCGATATCCAGCAGGCGCACAAGGCAAACGAGTTCGTCGCGCTCGAACAGCTCAGCGCATGCGAACACTTCCTGCACAAGTTCATTCGCAGCATGTCGCTTGATGCCACGGGCCAGGCCGGCTAA
- the ispD gene encoding 2-C-methyl-D-erythritol 4-phosphate cytidylyltransferase — MTPRFFALIPCAGSGSRSGATMPKQYRSVAGRDLLHHTLAAFDACSELAATLVVIAPDDTHFDARRFAGLRFVVRRCGGASRQASVLNGLHALAEFGALESDWVLVHDAARPGITPVLIRHMIGVLKDDPVGGIAALPLADTLKRVAPGSGGRIARTEAREGLWQAQTPQMFRLGMLREAILDAQQNNHDLTDEASAIEWFGHAPQLVQGNLSNFKVTYPEDFDLADALLRQRQHPGSSH; from the coding sequence GTGACTCCACGCTTTTTTGCCCTGATTCCGTGTGCAGGCAGCGGCAGCCGTTCGGGCGCAACGATGCCCAAGCAATATCGTAGTGTCGCTGGCCGCGACCTGCTGCATCACACGCTGGCCGCCTTCGACGCATGTAGCGAACTGGCCGCAACGCTGGTGGTGATTGCGCCTGACGATACTCATTTCGATGCTCGCCGTTTTGCCGGACTGCGATTTGTCGTGCGCCGTTGTGGCGGTGCTTCGCGGCAGGCCTCGGTACTCAATGGCCTGCATGCGCTGGCGGAGTTCGGCGCGCTGGAAAGCGACTGGGTGCTCGTGCACGATGCGGCGCGCCCCGGCATTACCCCTGTGCTGATCCGGCACATGATAGGGGTGCTCAAGGATGACCCCGTGGGCGGTATTGCGGCATTGCCACTCGCCGATACGTTAAAGCGTGTCGCCCCTGGGAGCGGTGGCCGGATTGCCCGGACCGAGGCGCGCGAAGGGCTATGGCAGGCGCAGACACCGCAGATGTTTCGGCTCGGCATGTTGCGCGAGGCGATTCTGGACGCACAGCAAAACAACCATGACCTGACTGACGAAGCGAGCGCCATCGAATGGTTCGGGCACGCACCGCAACTGGTGCAAGGCAACCTGAGCAATTTCAAGGTGACCTATCCGGAGGATTTCGATCTGGCTGACGCGTTGTTGCGTCAACGGCAACACCCGGGATCCTCCCATTGA
- a CDS encoding pyridoxal-phosphate dependent enzyme: protein MSTATALPRHTDHTIDGEPIPTLDDIAAQHFNLTPWVARTPTFDRLDFPSLEDRLVNFKFELLQVGGSFKTRGAFTHLLALDEPQRSAGVTCVSGGNHAVAVAYAAMRLGIGAKVVLFRSAHPARVAWCKRYGADIVIAANGPEAFDIVRRIEAEEGRYFVHPFNGYRTVLGTATLGYEWATQTPDLDAVIVPIGGGGLAAGVATAWRLANPRIRIYGVEPAQSNAMGKSFAANHTVTMGPMHSIADSLMAPHTEEYSYQLCRKHIDALVTVTDDQLRASMLTLFNQLKLAVEPACAAATAALLGPLRETLQGKRVGVLLCGTHTDPATFAAHTLHAEAIEPAA, encoded by the coding sequence ATGTCCACCGCCACGGCTTTACCCCGGCACACCGATCACACCATTGACGGCGAACCGATCCCGACACTCGACGATATCGCAGCCCAGCATTTCAACCTGACCCCCTGGGTGGCGCGTACGCCTACTTTTGACCGGCTGGATTTTCCTTCGCTCGAAGACAGGCTGGTCAATTTCAAGTTCGAACTGCTTCAGGTGGGCGGTAGCTTCAAAACGCGCGGTGCGTTCACTCATCTGCTGGCGCTCGACGAACCCCAACGCAGTGCGGGCGTAACCTGCGTGTCGGGGGGCAATCATGCGGTGGCCGTGGCCTACGCGGCGATGCGGCTGGGCATTGGGGCGAAAGTCGTGCTGTTTCGCTCGGCGCATCCGGCGCGCGTGGCCTGGTGCAAGCGCTACGGCGCGGATATCGTGATCGCCGCCAACGGTCCGGAAGCATTCGACATCGTGCGCCGCATCGAAGCCGAAGAAGGCCGTTATTTTGTTCATCCGTTTAACGGTTACCGCACCGTGCTGGGCACCGCCACGCTCGGCTACGAATGGGCAACGCAAACGCCGGATCTCGATGCCGTGATCGTGCCGATCGGCGGCGGTGGGCTGGCCGCGGGCGTGGCCACGGCCTGGCGGCTCGCCAACCCCCGCATCCGTATTTATGGTGTCGAGCCAGCGCAATCCAATGCGATGGGCAAAAGCTTTGCGGCCAACCATACGGTAACGATGGGGCCGATGCATTCCATTGCGGATTCGCTCATGGCGCCGCATACCGAAGAATATAGCTACCAGTTATGCCGCAAGCATATCGACGCGCTCGTCACCGTAACGGACGATCAATTGCGCGCCAGCATGCTGACGCTGTTTAATCAGCTCAAGCTTGCTGTCGAGCCCGCCTGTGCGGCCGCCACGGCGGCACTGCTCGGGCCGCTGCGGGAAACCCTGCAAGGCAAGCGGGTCGGCGTGCTGCTATGCGGCACGCATACTGACCCTGCGACATTCGCGGCTCACACGCTTCACGCGGAAGCGATTGAGCCGGCTGCTTAA
- a CDS encoding peroxiredoxin translates to MKTVGDKLEAFTVTAAKPGFNHHEENGVSAFEDITEQSFPGKWKIIYFYPKDFTFVCPTEIVEFGKLAKDFADRDAVLMGGSVDNEFVKLAWRREHKDLDKLNHYSFGDVKGELIDQLGVRDKEAGVALRATFIVDPDNMIQHVSVNNLNVGRNPEEVLRILDGLQTDELCPCNRAVGGSTL, encoded by the coding sequence ATGAAAACCGTGGGCGATAAACTCGAAGCTTTCACCGTCACTGCTGCCAAGCCAGGTTTCAATCATCATGAAGAAAACGGCGTATCGGCATTTGAAGACATCACCGAACAATCATTCCCGGGCAAGTGGAAAATTATCTACTTTTACCCGAAAGACTTTACCTTCGTGTGCCCGACAGAAATCGTCGAGTTCGGCAAGCTGGCTAAAGATTTCGCGGACCGCGATGCTGTTCTGATGGGCGGCAGCGTTGACAACGAATTCGTCAAGCTGGCATGGCGCCGGGAACACAAGGATCTGGACAAGCTCAACCACTACTCGTTTGGCGACGTCAAGGGCGAACTGATCGACCAGCTCGGCGTGCGCGACAAGGAAGCCGGCGTGGCACTGCGTGCAACCTTCATCGTTGACCCAGACAACATGATCCAGCACGTGTCGGTCAATAACCTGAACGTGGGGCGCAACCCCGAAGAAGTACTGCGTATTCTCGATGGCCTGCAAACGGATGAACTCTGTCCTTGCAACCGCGCAGTCGGCGGCTCGACGCTGTAA